Genomic DNA from uncultured Methanospirillum sp.:
GCGCTTGGGTGCTGAAGAACGACGATCTGTGCAGAGAATTCTTCTGCAACTGATGGTGGAACATCAGCGGCACCGCATACATCACCACGGCGGACATCATCCTTACCGATACCACGAACGTTGAAACCGATGTTGTCACCGGGCAGTGCCTGTGGCTGCTCTTCATGGTGCATCTCAATGGATTTGCATTCTCCACCCTTGTTTGCTGGCATGAAGACGACGTTCATACCCTTCTTAAGGATACCGGTCTCAACACGGCCGACTGGAACAGTCCCAATACCGGAGATTGAGTATGCATCCTGAATTGGAATACGAAGTGGCTTGTCGGTTGGTTTCTCCGGGACTTCAAGTTCATCAAGAAGTGAGAAGAGTGTCTTCCCCTTGTACCAGGGCATCTTGTCGCTGATCTTGGTGATGTTGTCGCCTTCGAATGCACTGATTGGGATGAACTTGACGCTGTCAGGGTTGGTTCCGACCATCTTGAGGAGGTTACCAACATCAATCTTGACCTGGTTGAACCGTGCCTCATCGTAGTTGGATGCATCCATCTTGTTGACACCGATGATGAGCTGTTTGATACCAAGGGTCTTTGCAAGGAAAACGTGCTCCTTGGTCTGCTCCATAACACCATCAGGTGCTGCAACGATGATGATTGCTGCATCAGCCTGTGATGCACCGGTGATCATGTTCTTGACGAAGTCACGGTGTCCCGGACAGTCCACGACGGTGAAGTAGTACTTGTCGGTGTCGAACCTCTTGTGAGCGATATCGATGGTGATACCACGCTCACGCTCTTCTTTGAGGTTGTCCATAACCCATGCAAATGCAAAGGATCCTTTTCCCTTTGACTCTGCTTCTTTCTTGTACTGCTCGATGATATGCGCAGGAACTGCTCCTGCTTCGTACATAAGACGTCCAACGGTAGTAGACTTGCCGTGGTCAATGTGGCCGATGACCGCGAGGTTAATGTGTGGCTTCTCAGCTGCCATAGTATAGTATCCTCCAATACCTCCGCAAATATCAGATCTGCCTAACACAGTCCATTTATGCGAGTATTACATATTTGATAGAAGTTCTTTTTAATAGTTTTCATGCCCATCCATTCCTTTTCTAGGACACCGATTAGGATTCGGAGCCCGGTGGACGAACTGATAAATACTGATCCTGAGGATAGATATCCAATATCATGAAATCTCTCCCAATACTCCGAGAATTATCCTGCGATAAGGTTCAGGTTGAATGCGCTTCAGGAAAACTCGCTGTGCATACCAGATGTGGATTGTGCATACATTGTAAAGGGGTCAAAGTGGGAGCGCGGATTATGCCCTCTCCATATGATATAATTGCAGGACAGATCCGAACCGGCGTTATGCCACCTGAGGCGCTGATGGAAGCAGCGATGCAGTTCAACACCCTCGTCAGGGATGGAACTGAGATCACCTGTGATGATGATGCCAATACAGGTTACACCCCCCGTTTCAGATCCAAATAAAATCAAAGCAAAATATCCATCAGGGACGGTGCGGATACAGCCGAGGTACAGGCGAGAACAGCCAGCACCCCTGCACGGGTGATCTCTCCGCCTGCACCAGTAACATCCCCGTTTACTCCTCCGAAAAGCCGGGTTGAAAGAGTGATGAGTATAGCAGGCACTACAATCATTACTGCACCCATAAACCCGATTGATACAATCGAAACCGGGAGAAGGAGAAGCGGGAGAAGAAGAAGAGTTGACGGGATGGCAAACCATGGAGAAGTGTACTTGTGCAGCATCGCATGAAGTCCCTTATGAAACGGCCTGCCAAAGATCGTCATGATCGCCATAGTATATTTTCCCGCAACTTCTGCAAGGATAATTGCGATGAATGCCAGATGCAGTGAAGCAAGGGAACTCCAGGAGATCAGGGTTACCATAAGCCCAAGTGCTATCCCACCGGTCCCTATCGTCCGGTCGGTAAGGGCCCGTACCCTGATCTCGCGGCTACCATGTGCCATCAGCCCGTCTCCGAGATCCAGAAGACCGTCCAGATGGTTGCAACCCGTGACAAAGAGCACAATGGTAAGTCCTATTCCTGCTGCTACAAGCGGGGGAGCGGGAAGAAGAAAAAGAACCACACCTGCAACCCCCCCGGTGACATACCCAGCAAGCGGATAGAGCCAGACATTCCGGGAGAATGCCTCAAACGGTGCCATTCTTCCAAGAGGAAGGATTGTAGTAAACTGGAGAAGGGCAATGACCGGGTTCAGGGGATTCATAACTAAGTACCTATCACTTCTGACAGGAATAGAAATACCTTCCTGCAACAGTTGATCCAACCGTGCTATCTTGTAGGAGGCAGATTCATGCATCAATGATGCCAACCGGTGAGCATGACTCTCCTCTCCAGATCTCACACCCACATTCCGAAATCGCCCCTATTCTGTGGCGTTCTTGCAAATACTCTTCTTTCGACAGTACCCGGTCTTTCAGGTGCCGGTCCGAATCCGCAGGGATCCCTCATGGTTCCAAACCTGGATGCTGAACTCATCATACAGGGCAAGATCACCAGCTGCGATGCAACGCCCAACACAGGGACGGGATGCCCGACCCCTGCTTCCATCACCAGGTCCATGGCAGAACTGGCAGGGTTTCCTGTCCTTTTCATTAATGCCGGCCTTGCTCATCAGCCAAATGTTCCCTGCCTTGATTTCTACTCTTCACCTGGACAGGACCCCAGAAAGGAACCTGCAGTGCCTGATACACAACGATTGTATACCAATGGACAATGGGCAGGAAGATTCTTCTCAGAAACGTACGACACACTGGTGATCGGAGAATGTGTCCCTGGAGGGACCACAACAGCACTCTGTATCCTTCGTGCATGCGGGTATCAGGCCCATGTCAGCAGTGCTGCAGCAAAGAGCCCAAAAGAACTCAAAGAGGAGATCGTAACAGTTGTCCTCCAGCGTGCCAAGACTTTAGGGACAAAAAATCCTCTTGACCTCATCAGAGAAGTGGGTGATCCAATGATGGCGGTTGTTGCGGGAATTGCCAGCACCTATACAGGTACACTCTTTCTCGCCGGTGGAACCCAGATGCTGGCAGTTGCCGCTATCGTAAAGGCAATGGGCATGGCGGCTCCAGAAGTGGTCACCACAGTATATGTCCGTGACGATAAGGATGCAAACTGCATTGATCTTGCTGCACAGATTGGAGCACCTCTCACCATCGTCGATCCTGATTTTGGGGCAATAGGGCACTCAGGATTGGTACGATACTGTATTGGAGAGGTGAAAGAAGGGATGGGAGCAGGAGGAGCAATATTTCTAGCCCACCTGATGGGCCATCAGCTCCCTGATATCAAGGAGTCGATTCTCAGATTTGTCACAACCTACTGTCCCTCAAAACCTTTGTAGTCAGCACGCCAACATTTGGGGAGATGCTCCCCATCGCTGTGGTTAATAATCATGGTCAGTTTAACCATCTGATCTCACGGACTCTCAGGGATCTTGATATTGAGTCGATCCTGATTCCAAATACCACTCCCCCTGATGATGTTGCAACCGGATACCGAGGTATCATCCTCGGCGGAGGGCCGGATATCGGTCGTGCAGGCAGATCCGCAGAATATCTGGACCTACAACTTCCTGTGCTCGGGATCTGTCTCGGGCTCCATATCATCGCAACTAAGTTCGGAGGAGAGGTGAAACCCGGACGCATGGGCGGATATGGTGCCGTTACTGTCTCAGTGGTTGACCAGGATGCTATTCTCCAGGGGTATCCTGATAGCATCCAGGTCTGGGCATCCCATGCCGATGAGGTGATCACTGCTCCACCTGGATTTGTTAAGCTGGCTACATCTGACATCTGCGGAAATGAAGCAGTACGGCACCAGGATCTTCCCATCTTCGGGGTTCAGTGGCACCCGGAGGTCAGCCATACCTTTGAAGGGTATCGTGTGTTTGAAAATTTTGAAAAGATCTGCCAGGGTTGAGCAGAATTTCTGACCAGCAATTATACTCAGAGATCGGGAGAACTGACTTCACCTGTATCAGGTGTGGTGCATGCTGCAGGGAGACTGAACCGGGATCAAATCTTGTTCTGGTAAGCCCGGGAGAGGTGAGAACGATCATGGCTGCCACTTCGCTCACATTCGATGAGGTTGCAGAACCATACCCGGACCAGATTCATGAGGGTGATCGAAAGTATACCCTCGGATGGGCACTCAGGCGTGAAGGTGACAGATGCAGGTTTCTTGGTGAAGGAGGCTGCTCGATCTACCAATCCCGCCCCTGGATATGCAGGACATATCCATTTATGATCAATAATGGGAGCCTGATAACATTCCCCTGTAATGGAATAGGAACCAGTACGGGTGAAGAGCCGAGGGTCATAAACCAGATGATACAGGACCTGATAGACCGGCAGCGAGCAGAAACAGCAGAAGAAGAGCGTATTTCAGAAGTCCTTACCCGGGTGAAGATCCCAGACGGAAAACTGGTGGTTATCGATGGAGAAGGCATGAGGATAATGAATGGGTGAGATCAGGATTATCGGGACAGCACATGTCTCACAGAAGAGCGTTGATGAAGTAATCGAGGCGATCGGGGAATGGAACCCGGACGTTGTTGCCATTGAACTTGATCAGGGAAGATACAACGGACTAAAACAGCAGCAGCAGAATCCGGACATCGAAGAGATGCTTCATGCCCAAAATTTTAACCAACTGCTGATCCAGTGGGTTCTCGCATATATTCAGAGAAAAATCGGAATGGATGTGGGAGTGGAACCCGGCGCTGAGATGAAGGCGGCGATCGCTGAGACTGAAGGAAGAGGAATTGAACTCGCTCTGATCGATCGGGATATCAGGGTGACACTTCATCGATTCTGGGCTTCCATGTCGATACTTGAAAAACTCAAGATGTTTTATTCCCTTGCAGGCTCCCTCGTGGTTGCAGATAATGCAAGTGAGATGATCGACATTGAAGAACTTAAGAAAGAGGACTTTGTCACAGTGGCGATGGAAGAGTTCCACAAGTTCTCCCCACGTGGGGCATATGCCTTAATATCTGAACGGGATGCCTACATGTCCTATCATCTGATACAACTTGGGCAGACCCATGAAAGGGTACTTGCAGTGGTAGGAGCGGGCCACCGGAAGGGCATCGACGGATTCCTCAAAAACCCGAAGTCACTCCCTCCGATGCCTAGTCTCGTGGAGACGATCAAAACACGGCCATGGGGAAAGATTTTTGCTGCAGCTGTGATGGTTGTTTTTGCCCTGATCATCCTGGCCATCATCTTCTCAGGAGTCGGGACCGATGTACTCATCCTTGCTCTCATATACTGGGTGATCATACATGGAATTCCGACAATGGTGTGTACCCTTCTTGCAGGCGGACATCCCCTCTCGGCACTGACCGGATTTCTCATCTCACCAATCTCTGCACTGCACCCACTCATCGCAGCGGGATGGTTCTCGGCGATTGTTGAGGCAAAGATCAGAAAACCCCGTCCTTCTGATGTGAAGAAGATCTTTTCGGCAGAATCATTTGCAGAGATGAGGAAGATTCCCCTCTTCAAAGTTGTGCTGGTCGCAGCTCTTGCAAACGTCGGGAGTAGCATCGGAACCTTTGCTTACTTTATCTTCATCTTCCCAATCCTCGGGATTGACCCAAGTGTGCTCCTCTCCACCGGATTTGAAAACATGATTCATGCGATCACAAACCTTTTCACCGGATGAAGGTTTTGTAGTGAACAACTGATGATCCATCCCCCGTATCATCTTTTTTTAGAAAAAATGAAAGATTACCCGGTTCTTCAGACTGGCAGGCTTATTTTAAGGCAGTTCTTTTTTGAAGAGGCATGCATAGTAAGGAACCTTGCCGGTTCTGCAGAGGTCGCCAATGGATGCATACATATACCCCACCCATATGGAATCGGTCTGGCAGAGATCTGGATAGCGTGTCATTCAACATGGTATGCTGAAGGATCGCAGCTCGTCTTTGCAGTTACAAGGAAAGAAGACGGATGGATCATCGGGGCCGTTGGCCTCACATTTGAACATGAACATAACCGTGCCGAGATCGGATACTGGATCGGACTCCCGTTCTGGAACTATGGGTATGCAACCGAAGCTGCAGCAGCAGCCATTACATATGCATTTGATGAGCTCCTCATACACCGTATCACTGCTTTACATTTTGTGAGAAACGTGGCATCAGGGAGAGTACTTGAGAAACTAGGGATGCACCAGGAAGGAATACTCAAAGAACATCTTCTAAAAGACGGTGTCTGGGAGGATGTAATTATCAGAGCCATACTTCGTAGTGAGGGGGGAAACTATTCAGAACCAGGGATAACATGGCATTCAGGTGGTGCGGTATGAGGTTCGCTGTACTCCTATCAGGTGGAAAGGATTCCATTTACTCATGCTGGAGAGCGATGCAGTCTGGTGAAGTCGTCTGTTTTATCACGATACGATCCCGCAACACTGACAGTTACATGTTTCATACCCCGAACATTGATCTGACCCGTCTCCAGGCAGAAGCAGCAGGTATTCCGTTGATCGAATGGCAGACAGCAGGAGAGGAAGAGGCAGAGCTCGATGATCTGAGGGCGGCTTTACGTGAAGCTATCAACACGTATGCAATTGAAGGGGTTGTCTCCGGTGCCATTCAGTCAGTGTACCAGGCTTCACGTGTCCAGCGGATCTGTCTGGAACTAGGGCTCTGGTCATTCAACCCACTCTGGCTCTGTGAACAGGAGGAATACCTGAGCGAACTGATTGAAAACCGGTTTGAGATAATTATCGCAGGAATCTTCTCTGCACCGTTTAATGAGACCTGGCTTGGACGAAGGATCGATCCTGAATTCGTGAACAGGCTACTTTCAATCAGGAGCAAGTACGACATCTCTCTCACCGGAGAAGGGGGAGAGTATGAGAGTTTTGTCTGTGATGCCCCCTTCTTCACCCGTCGTATCGTGATCACCAGATCAGAGATGATATACAAAAATCATAACGGAAGATTCCTGATCACCGGTGCTGAACTGGAGGACAAATGATCGCGATACTTGACTGTACAAATCAGGATCTTCCTCTGCTCAAACGCGAATTTGTTAACCCGATAGAATCGGTCGTGCAGAAAACTGCTCACCATTCAGTAGTTCTCCCGCTTACTGCACACGAGATGCCGGGCGACCTGAAGGGAGTGATTCTGACCGGCACTGCACTCATGGATAATCGGTATCTTACCATCGGACTCCCTGAATGGCTTCAAGAATGGGCCGGGCCGGTAATGGGGATTTGTGCGGGCATGCAGCTGATTGCACTTACCTGTGGAGGAAGACTTGTTCCATCAGAAGCGATTGGGATGACAGAAATCCGGTGCATTGGTGTTGATCGAATACTTGAGGGGAGGGAGCAGTTCACCGGATGGGAACTGCACAGATCAGGGATTGAAGTCAACGGGACCGTAACTGTTCTTGCCAGGTCTGCATCTGGTATTCAGATGATTCGGGCAAACGATCGGCCGTGGTATGGTCTTCTTTTTCATCCAGAAGTGAGAAATGAATGGCTGATCACGAACTTTCTGGACATCTGTGACGAACAGAAATCACCAGAAGATCGTTGTTCTGAATTCTGACTTATTTCAACAGCCAGATTATATCACCCAGAAGAGCCAGATATTAACCAGTTTCAACAGTCCGTATCAGAGAGGAGACCAGAGATGGCAGCAGATAAAGTTTCACAGCGAAAAGAGGATCTCCTTGAGGTAATTTTTGAGATCGTGCAGGACAAGGGGTATGCTAAGTCACGTGATATCGCAGCAGCCCTGCAGATAACCCCTGCAACTGTAACCGATGGGTTTAAACGGCTCTCTGATGCAGGCCTGGTAAATTATGAGCCATACGGCGGGGTTACACTGACAGAAGCAGGGTCACGAATCGCCAGAAGGACAAAGGAATCACATCAGACTCTTCAACGGCTGCTTGAACTAGCGGGTGTAGAGAAAGAAACTGCAGACAGTGAAGCCTGTATCATGGAACACGGGCTCTCCCCTGATTCATGTGACAAAATTAACAGGATTGTTGCTTTCATTGAAGAATGCATAACAGATAGTGAAATGAATCAGCGTTTCAGGGAGATCCTGAATGATTCAGATGCTGCTCACTACCATAAGTAAGAACTTGATGAGCAGACAGATCAGTTCGTGATCTCATTCTTTTGTACTGATATGTATTGATCAAACTCTGAAAGGCCTAGGTTCACACTGTTGCAGTACATCCTGTAGGAAAACGCCAGCCTCCATTAACAGATATTTCAATAACTGAAAACAGAAAATCCCGACTGAAGTCCGGCATTCGCAATCAGGAGACAACCTGATAGCACTCCGGGCTCTGAAATCGGGCGTGGAAACCGGACATATCAATACAGTAAAGAGAAAGGATGCAACCAGGAATCCCTGACGGGATGCAATCAGGGGGATGGGAATGATGAAACCCATCTCCACGGTCATATGGAACGCCGGGGGGTCATCCGGATCTGACACGTGCTGTCTGGTGGGGTTGATGTGTCTGGTAGGTGATCCATGAATGCAGACCGGGGGGCCCGTGGGTCGAACCACCCGATGCAACAGTTGTAATGGAGACCGGTTTTGCCGGCCGGATCGCATACCCGGAAACCGGCGTCACATATGCCACTCAGGAGATGAATCTTTGCGGATATTCCTGGTTACAGACCTTGGAGGCAACACTCCGATATCCGGGGGTATTTACCTCTGATTCAATGGTCAGTGGGTGGGGGGTTAAAGCTTACCCTATACGAGTTAATTATTGAAATTATGCGATATTTTTGCGACGATTCGCTATGATAAATTAAGAAACAGACATTTCAGGTTCAGAAAAAACACCCAATGTCCGGAGAGTTCTGGACGAACATACAATAATTACCATATTCTTTAAAACCAGGCTTAAATTGCCAATATATTTAGAAATAGAGGAGGAGATTCAGTAAAGTCTGAAAAACATTACCTGGTTGTTCCTGTCACCATAGGGGGACTATTCATCGACATATTTGGAATGCGTGGTAATTACAGAACCTTTTTTTCAGAAAAAAAGAGTAACAGAGATATTTATTGGAATTTATATTCAAAAAACGAGAATGCAGATCATGGCCCGCCCCCATGCCCAGTGAGTGATGAAATGGATCTAAAATATCAGGGGGAGGAGATCCCGCTTTTTCTGATAGAATCGATCGAGGATGCAGACCTGTTCAGGATTTGAAATATCTCATCATGAGATAGATTGCCAACCGGTGAGATAATTGATTGTACTGCCTCTTCGCATACATGTCTGACTGCTTCAGTGTGTTCACCCTTTTCAGTACTCACTCCAATTCGCATACTTTCCGGTAAAGCCCGGTTGAAGGGATTCATACTCATATACGGATAGGAGTCGAGCACAGTCAGGACAGCAGGCTGATGTCCTGACTCTGCAAAGGATAACTGGACTGTAGGTGAGTAGAACCAGGCCAGGAACTCCTCTGCACGATCCAAGGATCCATCTTTGAGGATACCGACCCCGTCTATTCGTACGGTGATGGCCCTGAAAGATCCCTCATCTGTGATCTCTCCAGGGAGGGGCAGGTACCCGAGTGAGAGATTATACTCCTGTGCTTTAGCCTGGATACCTGGGAACTGTGAAAACCATGTGATACCCGTTGCAATAGCACCAGAACCAAGTGCATCTGCAACATCTTTGTCACCCCATTTTTCTGCACCAGCAGGTTCATACCGGGAGATGTTTCGCATTGCACTCAGTGCCGATGCTGTTCTGCTGTTATTCCAGGTTCCTGTTGCCACTCCTGATGAGGAATCGCACATTGCTGAACCATACGAGGAGACAAAACTTAACCACGGCGAAGAGATGGGATCTGTCCCATTAAGACCGGCAAACCCGATGCCAGCCAGATGGGATTCATTGCGAGAGAAGAACTCTGCAATGTCAGCGAGTTCTTTGTAACTACCCGGAGCTCCGAGAGGATAGCCGTATGTTAAGCAGAACGCAGCAGACTCATTGGGATCATCAAGGAGATCTGACCGGTATACAATACCGAGTGCATCCTGATTGAAGGGGAGGGCATAGATTGAACCTGATCGATCAGGGTATTCTCCCACCATAATAAGAGACGGGCGTTCAAACACACTCCAGTTGACATCAGGGCTGGAGTTCAGGTAGGTGTTGAGCGGTTCAAGCTGACCTATTGTGGCATAGACAGGAATGCGGCTTATCCCTGCGATGAGAAGATCGCCTTGTGGATGAGATGCTCCATCTTCACCCGGACCATTGACCTGTTTTACTGATACAGACACCCCGGTCTTGTTCTCATATTCGCGGCCAAGTTCCTGAACAGCAGGTAATGCAGAAGGATCATCAACAAGAATTGTTACTCCCGCACTTCCTGGATCTCCTGGTATCACAGGAGTTGTTGTACAGCCACATGCCAACAGGAAGAAAAACAAAACAGTGACAGGCAGCAAAAAACCGAAGAGAGAGGGAGGGGGGAAGATGGAACTGGAACGAATTGATGTGCCGTTAGATGAGAGACGGTCTGATTTCAATTGAGTCATGATAATTTATCCTCCAATGATATGTTCAGTCAGGATCTTCAGACCGATCAGGATCAGAACAATCCCACCTAGTATCTCGGCCTTTGAACCGATATGATCACCAAATCGTTTACCGATCCAGAACCCGGCGCCAGACATAACGACTGCCCCGGTTCCGATGATCAGGGCAGGGAAGAGTATCTGCACCTGCAAAACAGCCATAGAGAGCCCGACAGCAAGTGCATCAATACTTGTGGCAACCGCAAGGACAAGCAGAACTGATACTGAATAAAAGTCGATTCTCTCCTCATCAGAATCAGATAACCCTTCCTGAATCATTTTCCCACCGATGAATCCAAGAAGAATAGCAGCGACCCAGTGATCAAACGGTTCTATCCAGGCAAAGATGAGTGAACCTCCGGTCCACCCCAGGAGCGTCATACCGAATTGAAACAGACCAAAGAGAATGGCGATCCTGGAGATGACGGAGAGCCGTCCCTCTCGAACGGCTATACCCGCAGCGATTGAGACGGCAAAACAGTCCATCCCCAAGCTTACGGCTATTGCAATGACACTTATAAGGTCCACCCTGTCACTCCAGGATCATACGGGGTACACTTGTGAGCCTGTTGTCAAGTTTAGCAGCGGTTACGAATGCGAGATCGGCACGATCGGTCTGATCCATGGCTGCCAGGATTACTCCGGCATTGAACCAGATCTTCGGCATAGTAGGAAACTTTGCCAAGGCCTTCTCGATAGCCGAAAGTGCAGCCTCATATTCACCATCCTTATAAAAGAGAACTGCCAGATAATGCCACCTGATTGAACAATCATCAAAATCTTCAGGAACCAGGGCGAGATCCCGGATGGCTTCTGCACTCATACCAAGTTTATAGTGAATGAATCCACGCCTGAAAAGGTATTCAGAATTTTCAGGCTGTCGTCTGACCAGTACTTCAAAGTCGATTAAGGCTGACTGAAAATCACCTACTTCGAGATGGCACATCCCGCGGTAATAGAGGATGTCAAAATCATCAATACCTCCGTCGATTGCCTGGGAGAAATACGGACAGGCCGCTTTCAGATCTCCATCACGGTACTTTTTTAGACCCAGAATATAGGTCTGCTTTGCCGGATCAGATCCTTCAGTGTTCATTCCTGACTGCATGCACCTGAAGTACTGTACGGTTGCATTCTATTTGGTTATGGTCCTCATGAAACAGTAGAAAATTGTCATGGAAGTGATATGCCCTTATTTCTTCAGGACATCAGAGTCATTTGAGGGATTTGATAACCTTCGATAGCCGTTCCATCCCTTCAGTGATCTGGTTGAGATCCACGGTCGAGAAGTTCAGCCTGATTGTGTTCCCTCCGCCTCTGTCAATGTAAAAAGGGGATCCTGGCATAACAGCAACTCCATTGCTTACTCCTTGCCTGAACACATCCATTGAATCAATACCAGAAGGAAGGGTTACCATCAGGAATATACCACCTTCAGGACTGGTTCGATGAGTCCCAGCCAGAAACCGGTCATCAATGATCTCTTCCATAAGATGACACCGCTCTTCGTATACCCGGGCTGTCTCCCTGATACGTCGATCAATGTCAGTAGTTTCCAGATATCGGGCCAGTATCATCTGGGAAAGCAGATTGGAGTGGAGATCTGCAGCCTGCTTTGCCCTGTTGAACTCTTCAATCACCGGATGAGGGGCCCAGATCCATCCACACCGAAGCCCTGGTGAGATAGTCTTTGAGAATGAACCGGTCATAATGGTCTGATGAGGGAGCCATTTCTTAACCGGTTCCCTTGGTCTTCCATCAAAGAAGAGTTCACCAAACGCATCGTCCTCATACAGAAGAGTGTCCGTTCCATCCAGAATATCAGCGATCTCCCTGCGAATATCGGGAGACCAGGTCATTCCCGATGGATTCTGTGAGTTTGGTATCCCATACCAAAGAACAGGGTTATTATCGGTAACAAGCCCCCTCACTGCATCAGGGTCAGGGCCGATAAGACCATCAAGAGCCTGAACCGGATCAAATACCGGCTCATAATATGAGAAAGCCTCTATCGCTCCCAGGTACCCGGGACGTTCAATAAGGACATGATCACCGGGATCAACAAGGATCTTTGCGACAAGATCAAGACACTGCTGTGAACCGTTTACGATCTGAATATCTTCAGGATCAGCATCAAGGCCGAGCCGGGATCGGTACCGAGATGCAATGTAGGTGCGAAGCGGAAGATATCCGTCGGTAGTTGTATACTGAAGGGCAGTCTTTCCTTCCTGCGCGAACACCTCTTCTGATGCCGATCTGATACCCTCAATATCAAACCTGTTTGCATCTGGCAGGCCACCAGCAAATGAGATCACATCAGGCTGTGAAGAGACACGAAAAAGTTCACCCAGAAATGAAGCAGGCACGTGCGAAAGGCGTTGAGAGAAGCGGTATGATACAGAGCCGCTCATACAATGATAATTAGTAATGAAGGGATGAATCTCTTGCGATGCAATCAGGTACGTATGACGACGATAGAAACCTGGCCCTGTATCCCAGGAGTTACCCTGCTGAGCAAAAGCCTGAATAATAGTTCGGACAATACCCTCATACGAT
This window encodes:
- a CDS encoding diphthine--ammonia ligase, with the translated sequence MRFAVLLSGGKDSIYSCWRAMQSGEVVCFITIRSRNTDSYMFHTPNIDLTRLQAEAAGIPLIEWQTAGEEEAELDDLRAALREAINTYAIEGVVSGAIQSVYQASRVQRICLELGLWSFNPLWLCEQEEYLSELIENRFEIIIAGIFSAPFNETWLGRRIDPEFVNRLLSIRSKYDISLTGEGGEYESFVCDAPFFTRRIVITRSEMIYKNHNGRFLITGAELEDK
- a CDS encoding GNAT family protein, yielding MIHPPYHLFLEKMKDYPVLQTGRLILRQFFFEEACIVRNLAGSAEVANGCIHIPHPYGIGLAEIWIACHSTWYAEGSQLVFAVTRKEDGWIIGAVGLTFEHEHNRAEIGYWIGLPFWNYGYATEAAAAAITYAFDELLIHRITALHFVRNVASGRVLEKLGMHQEGILKEHLLKDGVWEDVIIRAILRSEGGNYSEPGITWHSGGAV
- the tuf gene encoding translation elongation factor EF-1 subunit alpha — encoded protein: MAAEKPHINLAVIGHIDHGKSTTVGRLMYEAGAVPAHIIEQYKKEAESKGKGSFAFAWVMDNLKEERERGITIDIAHKRFDTDKYYFTVVDCPGHRDFVKNMITGASQADAAIIIVAAPDGVMEQTKEHVFLAKTLGIKQLIIGVNKMDASNYDEARFNQVKIDVGNLLKMVGTNPDSVKFIPISAFEGDNITKISDKMPWYKGKTLFSLLDELEVPEKPTDKPLRIPIQDAYSISGIGTVPVGRVETGILKKGMNVVFMPANKGGECKSIEMHHEEQPQALPGDNIGFNVRGIGKDDVRRGDVCGAADVPPSVAEEFSAQIVVLQHPSAITAGYTPVFHCHTAQVACTFIELVKKLDPRTGQTSEENPTFLKAGDAAVIKCKPTKPFCVESAKEFPQLGRFAIRDMGQTIAAGMCIEVVKKQFR
- a CDS encoding YkgJ family cysteine cluster protein → MSRISDQQLYSEIGRTDFTCIRCGACCRETEPGSNLVLVSPGEVRTIMAATSLTFDEVAEPYPDQIHEGDRKYTLGWALRREGDRCRFLGEGGCSIYQSRPWICRTYPFMINNGSLITFPCNGIGTSTGEEPRVINQMIQDLIDRQRAETAEEERISEVLTRVKIPDGKLVVIDGEGMRIMNG
- a CDS encoding metal-dependent transcriptional regulator, coding for MAADKVSQRKEDLLEVIFEIVQDKGYAKSRDIAAALQITPATVTDGFKRLSDAGLVNYEPYGGVTLTEAGSRIARRTKESHQTLQRLLELAGVEKETADSEACIMEHGLSPDSCDKINRIVAFIEECITDSEMNQRFREILNDSDAAHYHK
- a CDS encoding TraB/GumN family protein is translated as MGEIRIIGTAHVSQKSVDEVIEAIGEWNPDVVAIELDQGRYNGLKQQQQNPDIEEMLHAQNFNQLLIQWVLAYIQRKIGMDVGVEPGAEMKAAIAETEGRGIELALIDRDIRVTLHRFWASMSILEKLKMFYSLAGSLVVADNASEMIDIEELKKEDFVTVAMEEFHKFSPRGAYALISERDAYMSYHLIQLGQTHERVLAVVGAGHRKGIDGFLKNPKSLPPMPSLVETIKTRPWGKIFAAAVMVVFALIILAIIFSGVGTDVLILALIYWVIIHGIPTMVCTLLAGGHPLSALTGFLISPISALHPLIAAGWFSAIVEAKIRKPRPSDVKKIFSAESFAEMRKIPLFKVVLVAALANVGSSIGTFAYFIFIFPILGIDPSVLLSTGFENMIHAITNLFTG
- the cobS gene encoding adenosylcobinamide-GDP ribazoletransferase, whose protein sequence is MNPLNPVIALLQFTTILPLGRMAPFEAFSRNVWLYPLAGYVTGGVAGVVLFLLPAPPLVAAGIGLTIVLFVTGCNHLDGLLDLGDGLMAHGSREIRVRALTDRTIGTGGIALGLMVTLISWSSLASLHLAFIAIILAEVAGKYTMAIMTIFGRPFHKGLHAMLHKYTSPWFAIPSTLLLLPLLLLPVSIVSIGFMGAVMIVVPAILITLSTRLFGGVNGDVTGAGGEITRAGVLAVLACTSAVSAPSLMDILL
- a CDS encoding TIGR00303 family protein, which gives rise to MTLLSRSHTHIPKSPLFCGVLANTLLSTVPGLSGAGPNPQGSLMVPNLDAELIIQGKITSCDATPNTGTGCPTPASITRSMAELAGFPVLFINAGLAHQPNVPCLDFYSSPGQDPRKEPAVPDTQRLYTNGQWAGRFFSETYDTLVIGECVPGGTTTALCILRACGYQAHVSSAAAKSPKELKEEIVTVVLQRAKTLGTKNPLDLIREVGDPMMAVVAGIASTYTGTLFLAGGTQMLAVAAIVKAMGMAAPEVVTTVYVRDDKDANCIDLAAQIGAPLTIVDPDFGAIGHSGLVRYCIGEVKEGMGAGGAIFLAHLMGHQLPDIKESILRFVTTYCPSKPL
- a CDS encoding GMP synthase subunit A; this translates as MLPIAVVNNHGQFNHLISRTLRDLDIESILIPNTTPPDDVATGYRGIILGGGPDIGRAGRSAEYLDLQLPVLGICLGLHIIATKFGGEVKPGRMGGYGAVTVSVVDQDAILQGYPDSIQVWASHADEVITAPPGFVKLATSDICGNEAVRHQDLPIFGVQWHPEVSHTFEGYRVFENFEKICQG